The following are encoded together in the Bradymonas sediminis genome:
- the pilQ gene encoding type IV pilus secretin PilQ, whose translation MRRTLSALCLCTLAGFGGSVLTPTTAFAQGSAATSVKSSGALQVREADDGTYIRLRGTGEPTFSVFKLTNPLRLFVDVSGWEPASGDSASAATQNVSNGVISKVALVGVDENARPITRLIIGFDEAAHYDVKADGNDIVVFVDGAKRQQAPRNLAQVQQRTKQLEAERQAALKRAAELSNALGSARSELDSVAHEKDQVKARLAKMAADAQRSAQKVDTQIAKLEAAQNRQRELETQIDKLRASLAQGNESVRSELAEFEKTRDQLNNRLKTQRSELQAARTQADKANQRVAEIQALVNQRESEITRLRAELQQTRARQKEVAKGNESLEAARKKNAQELASLQKLRQQLKGEQQRMAALETKRQAEQTRLAELASERQAAQRQLADTESQLAERRQELEAIRSRENLPAARAVALNAQEANSVRDIRLETVNGRSRIIVELNRASSSFETLPSKDSRAVMILNNVSLPDALERTLSSDAQSGAVRLLSSYTDREGNVRVEAELGGKTSEIIRQDGNQVVWEFAPEMTEELAQNAPQNTVHPGGQARPSTQGTSFTSAPPNYPRTVADPSKVSTVPGMKRKRLTIDLRSADIQNVLRLLAKEGGVNIISGDGVKGSVTMRLRSVPLDQVFLTVLNSQGLGFEVRGNVIRVAPQATLLAEQKARAEARASAQQLEPLEVFLMPVNYAAASEMQPQVQGLLSPRGSVTVDARTNTLIIKDLAANLTPIRALVESLDSQVPQVLIEARIVETNDTFTRQLGIQWGGDFSFSQGNGNPTGLIFPSVLGVAGGATDGETNATGTSSNPNFAVNLPAPAGTGSGGAIGLTMGSVGGAVNLNLRLSAMEASGHAKIVSAPRILTMDNTEATISQGTSIPISVVSAAGVQTVFVDATLELTVTPHVTPDGNVQLKISASKNEPDFQNTGARGDPTIIRKQAETELLIKDGDTTVIGGIYTRNSGSSLSAVPFLHKIPILGALFKSTSTSERRTELLIFITPRIVNRQESLGSNRAGGSVDMD comes from the coding sequence ATGAGACGCACTTTATCCGCCCTCTGTCTTTGCACCCTCGCCGGATTCGGTGGCTCGGTGTTGACCCCGACCACCGCCTTTGCGCAGGGCAGCGCCGCCACGAGCGTGAAATCCTCGGGTGCGCTGCAGGTCAGAGAGGCCGACGACGGCACGTATATTCGCCTGCGCGGCACCGGTGAGCCGACCTTCTCGGTCTTCAAGCTCACCAACCCGCTGCGACTCTTTGTGGACGTCTCCGGCTGGGAGCCCGCCTCGGGCGACAGCGCTTCGGCGGCGACCCAGAACGTGTCAAACGGCGTCATCTCCAAGGTCGCCCTGGTCGGCGTCGATGAGAATGCCCGCCCCATCACCCGTCTGATTATCGGGTTCGACGAGGCCGCGCATTATGACGTCAAGGCCGATGGCAACGATATTGTGGTGTTCGTCGACGGCGCCAAGCGCCAGCAGGCGCCGCGTAATCTGGCGCAGGTTCAGCAGCGCACCAAGCAGCTCGAGGCCGAGCGCCAGGCCGCGCTCAAGCGCGCCGCAGAGCTCAGCAACGCGCTGGGTTCCGCGCGCAGCGAGCTCGACTCGGTCGCCCACGAAAAAGACCAGGTCAAGGCGCGTCTGGCCAAGATGGCCGCCGACGCCCAGCGCTCGGCCCAGAAGGTCGACACGCAGATCGCCAAGCTCGAGGCGGCGCAGAATCGCCAGCGCGAGCTGGAAACCCAGATCGACAAATTGCGCGCCTCGCTTGCCCAGGGCAACGAGTCGGTGCGCAGCGAATTGGCCGAGTTCGAGAAGACCCGCGACCAGCTTAATAACAGGCTGAAGACGCAGCGCTCCGAATTGCAGGCTGCGCGCACCCAGGCCGATAAAGCCAACCAGCGCGTCGCCGAGATCCAGGCGCTCGTGAATCAGCGCGAGTCCGAAATCACGCGACTTCGCGCCGAATTGCAGCAGACCCGCGCGCGCCAAAAAGAAGTGGCCAAAGGCAACGAGAGCCTCGAGGCAGCGCGCAAGAAAAACGCGCAGGAGCTCGCAAGCCTGCAGAAGTTGCGCCAGCAGCTCAAGGGCGAGCAGCAGCGCATGGCCGCGCTTGAGACCAAGCGTCAGGCCGAGCAGACCCGCCTGGCCGAGCTCGCCAGCGAGCGCCAGGCCGCCCAGCGCCAGCTCGCCGATACCGAGTCCCAGCTCGCCGAGCGCCGCCAGGAGCTCGAGGCGATTCGCAGCCGCGAGAACCTGCCGGCCGCCCGCGCCGTGGCGCTCAACGCCCAGGAAGCGAACTCGGTTCGCGATATCCGCCTCGAGACGGTCAACGGCCGCTCGCGCATCATCGTCGAGCTCAACCGCGCGTCCTCTTCCTTCGAGACGCTTCCGTCCAAGGACAGCCGCGCGGTCATGATTCTCAATAACGTGTCGCTGCCCGACGCCCTTGAGCGCACGCTGTCTAGCGACGCGCAGAGCGGCGCGGTGCGCCTGCTCTCCAGCTATACCGACCGCGAAGGAAACGTGCGCGTCGAAGCTGAGCTGGGCGGCAAGACCTCCGAGATCATCCGTCAGGATGGCAACCAGGTGGTCTGGGAATTCGCTCCGGAGATGACCGAGGAGCTCGCGCAGAACGCCCCGCAGAACACGGTACACCCCGGCGGCCAAGCTCGCCCGTCCACCCAGGGCACCAGCTTCACCTCGGCCCCGCCGAATTACCCGCGCACCGTCGCCGACCCGTCCAAGGTCAGCACCGTCCCGGGCATGAAGCGCAAGCGCCTGACCATTGACCTTCGCTCGGCCGACATCCAGAACGTGCTGCGCCTGCTGGCCAAAGAGGGCGGCGTCAACATCATCTCGGGCGACGGCGTCAAGGGCAGCGTGACGATGCGCCTGCGCAGCGTGCCGCTCGACCAGGTCTTTTTGACCGTGCTGAACTCCCAGGGGCTTGGCTTCGAGGTGCGCGGCAACGTCATCCGCGTCGCCCCGCAGGCCACGCTCTTGGCAGAGCAAAAAGCCCGCGCCGAGGCGCGCGCCAGCGCCCAGCAGCTCGAGCCGCTCGAGGTCTTTTTGATGCCGGTCAACTACGCCGCGGCCAGCGAGATGCAGCCGCAGGTCCAGGGACTGCTGAGCCCGCGCGGCTCGGTCACCGTCGACGCGCGTACCAACACCCTTATCATCAAGGACCTGGCCGCCAACCTGACCCCGATTCGTGCCCTGGTTGAGAGCCTCGACTCGCAGGTTCCGCAGGTGCTCATCGAGGCCCGCATCGTCGAGACCAACGACACCTTCACCCGTCAGTTGGGCATCCAGTGGGGCGGTGACTTCTCGTTCTCTCAAGGAAACGGTAACCCGACCGGGCTTATCTTCCCGAGCGTCCTGGGCGTCGCGGGTGGCGCAACCGACGGCGAGACCAACGCTACTGGCACCTCGTCGAACCCGAACTTCGCGGTCAACTTGCCCGCCCCGGCCGGTACCGGCTCCGGTGGTGCGATTGGTCTGACCATGGGCAGCGTCGGCGGCGCCGTGAACCTGAACCTGCGCCTGTCGGCCATGGAGGCCTCGGGCCACGCCAAAATCGTGAGCGCCCCGCGCATCCTGACCATGGATAATACCGAGGCGACCATCTCACAGGGCACCTCGATTCCGATCAGCGTGGTCAGCGCGGCCGGCGTCCAGACCGTCTTCGTCGACGCGACCCTGGAGCTCACCGTGACCCCGCACGTCACGCCCGACGGCAACGTCCAGCTCAAGATTTCGGCCTCCAAAAACGAGCCCGACTTCCAGAACACCGGCGCCCGTGGTGACCCCACGATCATCCGTAAGCAAGCCGAGACCGAGCTGCTTATCAAAGATGGTGACACCACCGTGATCGGCGGTATCTACACCCGAAACTCTGGTTCAAGCCTGTCGGCGGTCCCCTTCTTGCACAAGATTCCGATCCTCGGCGCGCTCTTCAA